Proteins encoded together in one Miscanthus floridulus cultivar M001 chromosome 16, ASM1932011v1, whole genome shotgun sequence window:
- the LOC136512419 gene encoding glycine-rich protein A3-like isoform X2, with protein sequence MGGGKDKHDESDKGLFSNMMHGVAGGHGYPQQGYPPQGYPPPSGAYPPPPGAYPPPPGAYPPPPGAYPPQHGYPQPGGYPPQGGYPPAGYPGSSHQGYGSSHAGSHMGMGTVLAGGAAAAAAAYGANKLSHGHSGQGGHGALGGYGHGGYGHGYGGHGKFKHGQGHHGKFKHGKHGHGMSGGKFKKWK encoded by the exons ATGGGAGGAGGGAAGGACAAGCATGACGAGAGCGACAAGGGGCTCTTCTCAAACATGATGCATGGTGTTGCCGGTGGCCATGGGTACCCACAGCAGGGATACCCTCCGCAGGGCTACCCGCCACCATCAGGAGCATACCCGCCTCCCCCTGGGGCGTATCCTCCTCCACCAGGGGCATACCCACCTCCACCTGGGGCATACCCACCACAACATGGGTACCCTCAGCCGGGTGGCTACCCACCGCAAGGTGGATATCCTCCTGCAGGCTACCCCGGCTCATCTCACCAGG GTTATGGAAGCAGCCATGCCGGGAGCCACATGGGGATGGGGACAGTTCTCGCTGgaggtgccgccgccgccgcagctgctTACGGAGCAAACAAGCTTTCTCATGGCCA TAGTGGACAGGGTGGACATGGGGCCTTAGGAGGCTATGGTCATGGTGGCTACGGCCATGGCTATGGTGGCCACGGCAAGTTCAAGCACGGACAAGGCCACCACGGCAAGTTCAAGCATGGCAAGCATGGGCACGGCATGTCCGGCGGCAAGTTCAAGAAGTGGAAGTGA
- the LOC136512419 gene encoding glycine-rich protein A3-like isoform X1: MGGGKDKHDESDKGLFSNMMHGVAGGHGYPQQGYPPQGYPPPSGAYPPPPGAYPPPPGAYPPPPGAYPPQHGYPQPGGYPPQGGYPPAGYPGSSHQGYGSSHAGSHMGMGTVLAGGAAAAAAAYGANKLSHGQGGHGALGGYGHSGQGGHGALGGYGHGGYGHGYGGHGKFKHGQGHHGKFKHGKHGHGMSGGKFKKWK, from the exons ATGGGAGGAGGGAAGGACAAGCATGACGAGAGCGACAAGGGGCTCTTCTCAAACATGATGCATGGTGTTGCCGGTGGCCATGGGTACCCACAGCAGGGATACCCTCCGCAGGGCTACCCGCCACCATCAGGAGCATACCCGCCTCCCCCTGGGGCGTATCCTCCTCCACCAGGGGCATACCCACCTCCACCTGGGGCATACCCACCACAACATGGGTACCCTCAGCCGGGTGGCTACCCACCGCAAGGTGGATATCCTCCTGCAGGCTACCCCGGCTCATCTCACCAGG GTTATGGAAGCAGCCATGCCGGGAGCCACATGGGGATGGGGACAGTTCTCGCTGgaggtgccgccgccgccgcagctgctTACGGAGCAAACAAGCTTTCTCATGGCCAGGGTGGACATGGGGCCTTAGGAGGCTATGGTCATAGTGGACAGGGTGGACATGGGGCCTTAGGAGGCTATGGTCATGGTGGCTACGGCCATGGCTATGGTGGCCACGGCAAGTTCAAGCACGGACAAGGCCACCACGGCAAGTTCAAGCATGGCAAGCATGGGCACGGCATGTCCGGCGGCAAGTTCAAGAAGTGGAAGTGA